From Streptomyces asiaticus, one genomic window encodes:
- a CDS encoding sensor histidine kinase — protein sequence MSVDTADPPADQEPSGHAPPPSSRSPHTTGRAAGRTTGRTTGRRTEALGALLDRWPFRRKLNVLVIVPLTVVGVLLGVAVYGQVRQAMDANRIAERVRDSGQVARLINDVQAEHREALLLSVQQEPVRPGATLPSTADYRRAQRVTDGRAADVRSAFGSALPKDEAQALDYVRRLSVLRDKVERGSVPAAGIDPAYAAAVGYLIDGIGLDHFSDSPSSSAIELVDAVMRADAAHAAFEGGVFSAQTRDANGLTEYTRAVGAHRVYEEQSERFSRIADPGQVLRLDGIERNAEENGIEDRFAELQIDPSSLQDQSPRQLRAEMAQGNRQAEARLEIARSLIGEIADRTEHASNDALYKALALLALAVLGFAAWLTFSFLVRRSVVRPLAALTGAAHQVVEVADKELAKVEDDDTTDTTPLRPRPIPVPVRDEIGDLAEAFNQVQVTAAALLERQVLSRRNVGEMFGNVGRRVSNLTTRQLTLIDAVEREESSPDILERLYRIDHIAVRLQRNADSLMLLAGIRETELDARPTTLADVIRAALGQIEGYQRVSLRSETEVTVAPDITGDLTLMLAELLENAVSFSPSDTPVEVVVRPGTDVTADGGALIEVIDHGLGLAAERLKEENARLVRRERLDLVPTKVLGLFVVGSLARRWGIRVTLSRTPGGGVTGSVWVPSALLVARGAGEESAAAASGPASVTAAGSGAAGSGKGAAGAGRELASALVVTPPPVRSSGSSGSSGSSAGAPERRPAAPATESGLPRRVPATSRTNAESAGTAKETRAANESNAGEERSAGKERSAERERSAERERSAANEPNTVPAAAPGSRPLRRRVRGATLDKTTSSADRAIPETRRPADADAVRSELDEFEAAVRRAERDSAAASPAEAMPSTHQRPRKESGSDHADR from the coding sequence GTGTCTGTGGACACGGCGGACCCGCCAGCCGACCAGGAGCCGTCCGGACACGCGCCGCCGCCGAGTTCGCGGTCCCCGCACACGACGGGGCGCGCGGCGGGTCGTACGACGGGCCGCACGACGGGTCGTAGGACGGAAGCCCTCGGCGCGCTCCTCGACCGCTGGCCGTTCCGGCGGAAGCTCAACGTCCTGGTGATCGTGCCGCTGACGGTCGTCGGCGTGCTCCTCGGCGTCGCCGTGTACGGCCAGGTGCGGCAGGCCATGGACGCCAACCGGATCGCCGAGCGGGTGCGCGACAGCGGCCAGGTGGCCCGGCTGATCAACGACGTACAGGCCGAGCACCGGGAGGCGCTCCTGCTCTCCGTCCAGCAGGAGCCGGTCCGCCCCGGGGCCACCCTCCCGTCCACCGCCGACTACCGCCGGGCGCAGCGGGTCACCGACGGGCGGGCCGCCGATGTGCGTTCGGCGTTCGGCTCCGCCCTGCCGAAGGACGAGGCTCAGGCCCTCGACTACGTCCGGCGCCTGAGCGTGCTGCGGGACAAGGTCGAACGGGGCTCGGTGCCCGCCGCCGGTATCGACCCCGCGTACGCCGCCGCCGTCGGCTATCTCATCGACGGCATCGGGCTCGACCACTTCTCCGACAGCCCCTCGTCCTCCGCGATCGAGCTGGTCGACGCCGTGATGCGCGCCGACGCCGCCCATGCGGCCTTCGAGGGCGGGGTGTTCTCCGCCCAGACCCGGGACGCCAACGGCCTCACCGAGTACACCCGCGCGGTCGGCGCCCACCGGGTCTACGAGGAGCAGTCGGAACGTTTCTCCAGGATCGCCGACCCCGGCCAGGTCCTGCGCCTCGACGGCATCGAGCGGAACGCCGAGGAGAACGGCATCGAGGACCGGTTCGCCGAGCTCCAGATCGACCCCAGCTCCCTCCAGGACCAGTCGCCGCGGCAGCTGCGCGCGGAGATGGCCCAGGGCAACCGGCAGGCCGAGGCCCGCCTCGAGATCGCCCGCTCGCTGATCGGCGAGATCGCCGATCGGACCGAGCATGCCTCCAACGACGCCCTGTACAAGGCGCTGGCCCTGCTCGCCCTCGCCGTTCTCGGCTTCGCCGCCTGGCTGACGTTCTCGTTCCTGGTCCGGCGTTCCGTCGTACGCCCCCTGGCGGCCCTCACCGGCGCGGCGCACCAGGTCGTCGAGGTGGCGGACAAGGAACTCGCCAAGGTCGAGGACGACGACACGACCGACACCACCCCGCTGCGGCCCCGGCCGATCCCGGTCCCGGTGCGCGACGAGATCGGCGATCTCGCCGAGGCGTTCAACCAGGTGCAGGTCACCGCCGCGGCGCTGCTGGAGCGGCAGGTGCTCAGCCGCCGCAACGTCGGCGAGATGTTCGGCAACGTCGGCCGCCGGGTCAGCAACCTCACCACCCGCCAGCTCACCCTGATCGACGCCGTCGAACGCGAGGAGAGTTCCCCCGACATCCTGGAGCGGCTCTACCGCATCGACCACATCGCCGTACGCCTCCAGCGCAACGCCGACAGCCTGATGCTGCTCGCCGGAATCCGGGAGACCGAGCTGGACGCCCGGCCGACGACGCTGGCCGATGTCATCCGCGCGGCGCTCGGCCAGATCGAGGGGTACCAGCGGGTGTCTCTGCGGTCCGAGACCGAGGTCACGGTCGCGCCCGACATCACCGGCGACCTCACGCTGATGCTGGCGGAGTTGCTGGAGAACGCGGTCTCGTTCTCCCCGTCCGACACCCCCGTCGAGGTCGTCGTCCGGCCCGGCACCGATGTCACGGCGGACGGCGGCGCGCTGATCGAGGTCATCGACCACGGGCTCGGCCTGGCCGCGGAACGCCTCAAGGAGGAGAACGCCCGCCTGGTGCGCCGCGAGCGGCTCGACCTCGTACCGACCAAGGTGCTCGGCCTCTTCGTGGTCGGCAGCCTCGCCCGGCGCTGGGGCATCCGGGTCACGCTGAGCCGTACGCCGGGCGGCGGGGTCACGGGCAGTGTGTGGGTGCCGTCGGCGCTGCTGGTGGCGCGGGGGGCAGGAGAGGAATCGGCGGCTGCGGCTTCGGGTCCGGCTTCGGTTACGGCTGCGGGGTCGGGTGCTGCGGGGTCGGGGAAGGGCGCGGCAGGGGCCGGGCGGGAGCTCGCGTCCGCACTTGTCGTCACGCCTCCGCCCGTACGGTCCTCCGGGTCCTCCGGGTCCTCCGGGTCCTCCGCCGGCGCGCCGGAGCGGCGCCCGGCGGCTCCGGCGACGGAGTCGGGTCTGCCGCGGCGTGTCCCGGCGACGTCCCGTACGAACGCGGAGTCGGCCGGCACCGCGAAGGAGACGCGGGCAGCGAACGAGTCGAACGCCGGGGAGGAGCGGTCCGCCGGGAAGGAGCGGTCCGCCGAGAGGGAGCGGTCCGCCGAGAGGGAGCGGTCCGCCGCGAACGAGCCGAACACCGTCCCGGCCGCCGCCCCCGGCTCGCGCCCCCTCCGCCGCCGCGTCCGGGGCGCGACGCTCGACAAGACCACCTCATCGGCCGACCGGGCGATCCCGGAGACGCGTCGGCCCGCCGACGCCGACGCGGTCCGCTCCGAACTCGACGAGTTCGAGGCGGCCGTACGCAGGGCGGAGCGGGACAGCGCCGCCGCCAGCCCGGCCGAAGCCATGCCATCGACACATCAGCGACCCCGGAAGGAGTCGGGCAGTGACCACGCCGACAGATAA
- a CDS encoding roadblock/LC7 domain-containing protein: MTTPTDKSGTAEREATDLRAAAADFTWLLDRFATQTAGVVDAIAVSSDGLLIAVSQLRDQADSERLAAIVSGVTSLAAGASGNYGLGELNKVIIDLEGGHVLVSSIGCGAVLGVVTTKEAKLGNIAYEMTLFANRAGTALTPQLVMELKKSAGSVG, encoded by the coding sequence GTGACCACGCCGACAGATAAGAGCGGTACCGCTGAGCGGGAAGCCACCGATCTGCGAGCCGCCGCGGCCGACTTCACCTGGCTGCTGGACCGATTCGCCACCCAGACCGCCGGTGTCGTCGACGCCATCGCGGTGTCCTCCGACGGCCTGCTGATCGCCGTCTCCCAACTGCGGGATCAGGCCGACTCCGAGCGGCTCGCCGCGATCGTCTCCGGTGTCACCAGCCTCGCCGCCGGTGCCTCCGGCAACTACGGCCTCGGCGAGCTGAACAAGGTCATCATCGATCTCGAGGGCGGCCATGTGCTGGTGTCGTCCATCGGCTGCGGTGCCGTGCTCGGCGTGGTGACCACGAAGGAGGCGAAGCTGGGCAACATCGCGTACGAGATGACCCTCTTCGCCAACCGGGCCGGGACCGCGCTCACCCCGCAGCTCGTCATGGAGCTGAAGAAGAGCGCCGGGTCCGTCGGCTGA
- a CDS encoding DUF742 domain-containing protein — protein MLTAGRVAGSGAAPPLPVETQIVATPDGLSALRSLAFERRDIVAACRRPQSVAELAARLHLHLNVVRVLAEDLCAAGHLAVHVPNAGTVHDISVLRRVIDGLRAVPDSRGSLRDSG, from the coding sequence CTGCTGACCGCGGGCAGGGTGGCCGGGAGCGGCGCCGCGCCACCGCTCCCGGTCGAGACCCAGATCGTGGCGACGCCGGACGGGCTGTCCGCCCTGCGGTCGCTCGCCTTCGAACGCCGCGACATCGTCGCCGCCTGCCGACGCCCCCAGTCGGTGGCGGAGCTGGCCGCCCGGCTGCATCTGCATCTCAACGTGGTCCGGGTCCTCGCGGAGGACCTGTGCGCCGCGGGACATCTGGCGGTCCATGTCCCGAACGCCGGGACCGTCCACGACATCTCCGTACTGCGAAGGGTTATCGATGGTCTCCGTGCCGTCCCCGACTCACGGGGCTCACTCCGCGACAGCGGTTGA
- a CDS encoding GTP-binding protein, with product MVSVPSPTHGAHSATAVEEPPLPVKLVIAGGFGVGKTTAVGAISEIRPLTTEALITEVAAGVDDLTHTPGKTTTTVAMDFGVITIDPKLKLYLFGTPGQDRFGFMWDDVVEGALGGLVIVDTRRLDDCYAAVDYFEHKDIPFAVAINAFDGEVQHDLDEVRWALDISEHVPLIVFDARETGSVRDALLIVLDVALSRAQSAADPA from the coding sequence ATGGTCTCCGTGCCGTCCCCGACTCACGGGGCTCACTCCGCGACAGCGGTTGAAGAACCGCCACTGCCGGTCAAGCTGGTCATCGCCGGTGGCTTCGGGGTCGGCAAGACCACGGCGGTGGGCGCGATCTCCGAGATCCGGCCGCTGACCACGGAGGCGTTGATCACGGAGGTCGCGGCGGGCGTGGACGACCTCACCCACACCCCCGGCAAGACCACCACCACGGTCGCCATGGACTTCGGCGTCATCACGATCGACCCGAAGCTGAAGCTGTATCTGTTCGGCACGCCGGGCCAGGACCGGTTCGGCTTCATGTGGGACGACGTGGTCGAGGGCGCCCTCGGCGGCCTGGTGATCGTGGACACCCGCCGCCTGGACGACTGTTACGCGGCGGTGGACTACTTCGAGCACAAGGACATCCCCTTCGCCGTCGCCATCAACGCCTTCGACGGCGAGGTCCAGCACGATCTGGACGAGGTCCGCTGGGCCCTGGACATCTCCGAGCACGTCCCGCTGATCGTCTTCGACGCCCGCGAGACGGGTTCGGTCCGCGACGCGCTCCTGATCGTCCTCGATGTGGCCCTGTCCCGCGCCCAGTCCGCGGCCGACCCGGCCTGA
- a CDS encoding helix-turn-helix domain-containing protein, translating into MTQEDSALDALVRKRIRGLRSAMGWSLDDLAARCYLSPSTLSRIETGHRRISLDQLSAIARALGTSLDQLVESTADDDVIIRPQHDAARGLTTWMLNRQPGVIVAKLRLTKPAPTSAEALKVHPGRDWFTVLSGAVTLVLGDRRIVVETGQAAEFSTMIPHAFGAHGGPAEALGILDQDGRRTHLRSLSEEGDP; encoded by the coding sequence ATGACGCAAGAGGACAGCGCTCTCGACGCCCTGGTTCGCAAGCGGATCAGGGGACTGCGTTCGGCCATGGGCTGGTCGCTGGACGATCTGGCCGCCCGCTGCTATCTGAGCCCGTCCACGCTGAGCCGGATCGAGACGGGACATCGACGGATCAGTCTTGATCAGTTGAGCGCGATAGCGCGGGCCCTGGGGACCAGTCTGGATCAGCTGGTGGAGTCGACCGCCGATGATGACGTGATCATCCGGCCGCAGCATGACGCGGCGCGCGGGCTGACCACCTGGATGCTGAACCGGCAGCCCGGGGTCATCGTGGCCAAGCTACGCCTCACCAAACCGGCCCCGACCAGTGCCGAGGCGCTGAAGGTCCATCCGGGCAGGGACTGGTTCACGGTCCTGTCCGGCGCCGTGACGCTCGTGTTGGGGGATCGGAGGATCGTCGTCGAGACCGGACAGGCGGCGGAGTTCTCCACGATGATCCCCCACGCCTTCGGAGCGCACGGCGGGCCTGCCGAGGCCCTGGGCATCCTGGACCAGGACGGGCGCCGTACACATCTGCGGTCGCTGTCGGAGGAGGGCGACCCTTGA
- a CDS encoding class I SAM-dependent methyltransferase, with protein MTDHHHEHHQHSAAGADDSDWAELLDLDAEVLHTYLSEVTSQLAQLTRNDPPHRILDLGSGTGTGTLALLERFEDAEAVAVDRSPDLLEHLRGKARARGVEDRVRTVQADLDDTWPDFGPVDLVWASASVHHLADPDRGLREIFERLRPGGLLAVIEMAGFPRFLPEDVGRGRPGLEARCHAVQVQEHAERMPELGSDWGPRLSRAGFGIAVERPFTIDLRPPLPEPTGRYAQAFLRRVRSHVAARLSPDDLATLDHLIDSDGPDGVLRRDDLTVRAERTLWAARRP; from the coding sequence ATGACGGACCACCACCACGAGCACCACCAACACAGCGCCGCCGGGGCGGACGACTCGGACTGGGCCGAACTCCTGGACCTCGACGCCGAAGTCCTGCACACCTACCTGTCCGAAGTGACGTCTCAGCTCGCCCAGTTGACGCGCAACGACCCACCCCACCGCATCCTCGACCTGGGCAGCGGCACCGGCACCGGCACCCTCGCCCTGCTCGAGCGTTTCGAGGACGCCGAGGCGGTCGCCGTCGACCGATCCCCTGACCTCCTGGAGCATCTGCGGGGCAAGGCCCGCGCACGCGGAGTGGAGGACCGCGTCCGAACCGTCCAGGCGGATCTGGACGACACATGGCCGGACTTCGGCCCCGTGGACCTGGTGTGGGCGTCGGCGTCCGTCCACCACCTCGCCGACCCCGACCGCGGCTTGCGCGAGATCTTCGAGCGGCTGCGCCCCGGCGGTCTCCTGGCCGTGATCGAGATGGCCGGTTTCCCGCGCTTCCTCCCCGAGGACGTCGGCCGAGGGCGCCCAGGACTCGAGGCCCGCTGTCACGCCGTACAGGTCCAGGAGCACGCCGAGCGGATGCCGGAGCTGGGCTCCGACTGGGGCCCTCGCCTCTCCCGCGCCGGATTCGGCATCGCGGTGGAGCGCCCCTTCACCATCGATCTGCGTCCCCCGCTCCCCGAGCCCACCGGCCGCTACGCCCAGGCGTTCCTCCGCCGAGTGCGCTCCCATGTGGCGGCGCGCCTGAGCCCCGACGACCTGGCCACCCTCGACCACCTCATCGACAGCGACGGCCCGGACGGCGTGCTGCGACGCGACGACCTCACCGTCCGCGCCGAGCGCACCCTGTGGGCGGCCCGCCGCCCGTGA
- a CDS encoding TetR/AcrR family transcriptional regulator — protein sequence MNASRTARGRARAELTQEIKNEARRQLAVDGAQKLSLRSVARELGMVSSALYRYFASRDELLTALIIDAYDAVGEQAEQAAEGGAKGGAPRERWRKACHAVRDWARANPHEYALIYGSPIPGYAAPQDTVASAARVPMVLIKILRETNPSPAFEGPPLTEGLAGQLRALGEQVAPDGERIAPDLPLETLNRGIVVWTQLFGMLSFELFGQFVGSVDPTDEFFDHTVEQLADFLGLPPTR from the coding sequence ATGAACGCCAGTCGGACAGCCAGGGGCCGGGCCCGGGCGGAGCTCACGCAGGAGATCAAGAACGAGGCCCGGCGTCAGCTCGCGGTGGATGGCGCCCAGAAACTCTCGTTGCGCTCGGTCGCCCGGGAGTTGGGCATGGTGTCGTCGGCCCTGTACCGCTACTTCGCCAGCAGGGACGAGCTGCTCACCGCGCTGATCATCGACGCGTACGACGCGGTGGGCGAGCAGGCGGAGCAGGCCGCGGAGGGGGGCGCGAAGGGAGGCGCGCCGCGGGAGCGCTGGCGCAAGGCGTGTCACGCGGTCCGGGACTGGGCGCGGGCCAATCCGCATGAGTACGCCCTGATCTACGGTTCGCCGATCCCGGGGTACGCCGCCCCGCAGGACACGGTCGCCTCGGCGGCGCGCGTACCGATGGTCCTGATCAAGATCCTGCGGGAGACGAACCCCTCGCCCGCGTTCGAAGGCCCGCCCCTGACCGAAGGGCTGGCCGGTCAGTTGCGGGCACTGGGCGAGCAGGTCGCGCCGGATGGTGAGCGGATCGCGCCGGATCTGCCGCTGGAGACGCTCAACCGCGGCATCGTGGTGTGGACGCAGCTGTTCGGGATGTTGAGCTTCGAGCTGTTCGGTCAGTTCGTCGGCAGCGTGGACCCCACGGACGAGTTCTTCGACCACACGGTCGAACAGCTCGCCGACTTCCTCGGGCTTCCGCCGACCCGCTGA
- a CDS encoding nitroreductase family deazaflavin-dependent oxidoreductase, with product MTELRNLKPSKFDRIFNGLAKRLTKLGIGLAGSQILAVRGRKSGEWRTTPVNPLTLRGERYLVAPRGHTQWVRNMRAAGGGELRLGRRVEPFSAVEVEDGAKPEILRLYLKKWAWEVGRFFDDVDAHSSDEKLLEIAPGFPVFRISAQG from the coding sequence ATGACCGAGCTCCGCAACCTCAAGCCCAGTAAGTTCGACAGGATCTTCAACGGCCTGGCCAAGCGTCTGACGAAGCTCGGCATCGGCCTGGCCGGGAGCCAGATCCTGGCCGTCCGCGGCCGCAAGAGCGGCGAGTGGCGCACCACCCCGGTCAACCCGCTGACCCTGCGCGGCGAGCGCTACCTCGTCGCCCCGCGCGGCCACACCCAGTGGGTGCGCAATATGCGCGCGGCGGGCGGCGGGGAACTGCGGCTGGGCCGCAGGGTGGAGCCGTTCAGCGCCGTCGAGGTGGAGGACGGCGCGAAGCCGGAGATCCTGCGGCTGTACCTGAAGAAGTGGGCGTGGGAGGTCGGCCGCTTCTTCGACGATGTCGACGCGCATTCGAGCGACGAGAAGCTGCTGGAGATCGCGCCCGGCTTCCCGGTGTTCAGGATCAGCGCGCAGGGATGA
- a CDS encoding SRPBCC family protein: protein MSSNRPSPSRNQVRTTALTIALAAAGVVGMAAPQTQAAPAGANTTQADTTQADTTQADTTQAAAHHNGPSTCRGEGVDPTARIRYQSDVVIKAPLSTVFALQTDVERWPTWQPPVLTMKRLDPGPVRKGSRFRWTTPAPATPTTPATTLTITSTVHQLKRDSCIRWSGPAIGEGLRIDEGVHVWTFTKVRGGVRVHTEETWTGDQVEADIPTATEALGQGLEAWLSNLKTTAEAANRHDRQPL from the coding sequence ATGTCCAGCAACCGCCCGTCGCCCTCGCGTAACCAGGTACGCACCACCGCGCTCACGATCGCGCTCGCCGCCGCGGGCGTCGTAGGGATGGCCGCCCCGCAGACCCAAGCCGCACCGGCAGGGGCCAACACCACCCAGGCCGACACCACCCAGGCCGACACCACCCAGGCCGACACCACCCAGGCCGCCGCCCACCACAACGGCCCCTCCACCTGCCGCGGCGAAGGCGTCGACCCCACCGCCCGGATCCGCTACCAGTCCGATGTCGTGATCAAGGCGCCGCTGAGCACCGTCTTCGCGTTGCAGACCGACGTGGAGCGCTGGCCGACCTGGCAGCCCCCCGTCCTCACCATGAAACGCCTCGACCCCGGCCCGGTCCGGAAGGGTTCGCGGTTCCGGTGGACCACCCCGGCGCCCGCCACCCCGACGACCCCCGCCACCACCCTCACCATCACCTCCACCGTCCACCAGCTCAAGCGCGACTCCTGCATCCGGTGGAGCGGACCCGCGATCGGCGAGGGGCTGCGCATCGACGAGGGCGTCCATGTGTGGACCTTCACCAAGGTCAGGGGAGGCGTCCGGGTCCACACCGAGGAAACGTGGACGGGCGACCAGGTCGAGGCGGATATCCCCACCGCGACCGAGGCCCTGGGCCAGGGCCTCGAAGCGTGGTTGAGCAATCTGAAGACCACCGCCGAGGCCGCCAACCGCCATGACCGGCAGCCTCTTTGA
- a CDS encoding CBU_0592 family membrane protein produces the protein MEELLPLVAAAAGWIGALCTATAYALVSRRRIEPDSRTSQSINMLGGALLAVSAAANGAWPSVTSNFVWVIIGMQTLVGVRRGLGVTDGR, from the coding sequence ATGGAGGAGTTGCTGCCCCTGGTCGCCGCGGCGGCCGGGTGGATCGGTGCCCTGTGCACCGCCACGGCCTACGCCCTGGTGTCACGTCGGCGGATCGAACCGGATTCGCGTACATCCCAGTCGATCAACATGCTCGGTGGCGCACTGCTGGCCGTATCGGCGGCCGCCAATGGCGCCTGGCCATCGGTCACTTCCAACTTCGTGTGGGTCATCATCGGCATGCAGACCCTCGTGGGCGTACGCCGCGGTCTGGGCGTGACCGACGGTCGCTAG
- a CDS encoding LysR family transcriptional regulator, with product MDIDARKLAVLLAVHRAGGVLAAADVLHLTPSAVSQQIARLESAVGVTVLDRQPRGAVLTQAGRVLAETAERIESELTDARKALAALQGEVTGTVVISAFKTVIRMLLVPLVHGLREQFPGLELLIREMDGEKAQQELRSGAVDLIILEAETPLGHRAARGTRDVPVLEEPWVVVMPAATPVPVSTADLEHLTWLGVDPDAAAHSATEQARRGLKATPPAHSYYDYDVALSLVSGGLGIAIVPALAVLGVLPDGVKAMSLPGLGTRRLIARHRTTRSEPRKEVLTVLDAIIASAAELDTNV from the coding sequence ATGGATATCGACGCACGCAAACTGGCCGTACTGCTGGCCGTCCACCGGGCCGGAGGGGTGCTGGCGGCGGCGGATGTCCTGCATCTCACACCGTCGGCCGTTTCCCAGCAGATCGCCCGCCTGGAGAGCGCGGTCGGCGTCACCGTTCTGGACCGTCAGCCCCGCGGAGCCGTCCTCACACAGGCGGGTCGGGTTCTCGCCGAAACCGCGGAGCGCATCGAATCCGAGCTGACCGATGCCCGCAAAGCACTGGCGGCGCTACAGGGGGAGGTGACGGGCACGGTCGTCATCAGCGCCTTCAAGACGGTGATCCGCATGCTGCTCGTACCGCTGGTGCACGGGCTGCGCGAGCAGTTCCCCGGTCTGGAACTGCTGATCCGGGAGATGGACGGCGAGAAGGCCCAGCAGGAGCTGCGGTCGGGTGCGGTCGACCTGATCATTCTGGAGGCCGAGACCCCCCTCGGCCACCGGGCCGCGCGCGGCACCCGCGATGTGCCGGTGCTGGAGGAACCGTGGGTGGTGGTCATGCCCGCGGCGACGCCGGTCCCGGTCAGTACGGCGGACCTGGAGCACCTCACCTGGCTCGGGGTCGACCCGGACGCGGCCGCCCACAGCGCCACCGAACAGGCCCGGCGCGGTCTGAAGGCCACGCCCCCGGCCCACAGCTACTACGACTACGACGTCGCGCTCTCACTGGTGTCGGGAGGTCTGGGCATAGCGATCGTGCCCGCCTTGGCCGTGCTGGGTGTGCTGCCCGACGGCGTAAAGGCGATGTCCCTGCCCGGCCTGGGCACCCGCCGCCTGATCGCCCGGCACCGCACCACCCGCTCCGAGCCACGCAAGGAGGTCCTGACCGTCCTCGACGCCATCATCGCGTCCGCCGCCGAGCTCGACACCAACGTATAG
- a CDS encoding TetR/AcrR family transcriptional regulator has translation MPTGVAMRDVREQLFQAAERVLLRDGPSALTSRAVTTEAGCAKGVLHRHFADFDAFLAELVRDRIARLDQQSADLRDAAGTGTVAGHLADALTTLFESVAVALVSLVTSRDELRARLRATTPIGIPLLTEATAMLASYLTAERDRGRIAADADIDALAPTVIGAGHLLFADREAAPPDAVAVRKMVTTVIADVTREPWP, from the coding sequence GTGCCGACAGGGGTCGCCATGCGTGACGTACGCGAGCAGTTGTTCCAGGCCGCCGAGCGGGTCCTGCTCCGGGACGGGCCGAGCGCGCTGACCAGTCGGGCGGTCACCACGGAGGCGGGCTGCGCGAAGGGCGTCCTGCACCGGCACTTCGCCGACTTCGACGCCTTCCTCGCCGAACTCGTACGGGATCGCATCGCCCGGCTCGACCAGCAGTCCGCCGACCTGCGCGACGCCGCGGGGACCGGCACCGTCGCCGGCCACCTCGCCGACGCCCTGACGACCCTGTTCGAGTCGGTCGCCGTGGCCCTCGTCAGCCTCGTCACCTCGCGGGACGAGCTACGCGCCCGGCTTCGCGCGACCACACCGATCGGCATCCCGCTCCTGACGGAGGCCACGGCCATGCTCGCCTCCTACCTCACCGCCGAGCGGGACCGGGGACGCATCGCGGCCGACGCCGACATCGACGCGCTCGCACCCACGGTGATCGGGGCCGGACACCTGCTCTTCGCGGACCGCGAGGCCGCACCGCCGGACGCCGTGGCCGTCCGCAAGATGGTCACCACCGTCATCGCCGACGTCACACGGGAGCCGTGGCCCTGA
- a CDS encoding class I SAM-dependent methyltransferase encodes MAESFGTDAERYDQARPRYPQAMVDRIATDSPGPGVLNVPDVLDAPDILDVGCGTGIAARQFQQAGRTVLGVEPDARMADVARRLGTAVEVATFEAWDPAGRHFDAVIAGQAWHWVDPVAGAAKAAQVLRPGARLAAFWNVFRLPTELAEALAAVCRRVMPGAPFDFRAVAQGGLDTHQPILTKAADGIRAAGAFGEPEQWRFDWEWTYTRDAWLEQIPTQGAFTRLPPAGLAEVLEGVGAAIDAMGGSFTMPYATVVITTTRTAPA; translated from the coding sequence ATGGCCGAGTCGTTCGGCACGGATGCCGAACGCTATGACCAGGCCCGGCCCCGCTACCCCCAGGCCATGGTGGACCGGATCGCCACCGACAGCCCGGGCCCCGGCGTCCTCAATGTCCCCGACGTCCTCGATGCCCCCGACATCCTCGACGTCGGCTGTGGCACCGGTATCGCGGCCCGGCAGTTCCAGCAGGCCGGCCGCACGGTGCTCGGTGTCGAGCCGGACGCGCGGATGGCCGACGTGGCGCGGCGGCTCGGGACGGCGGTCGAGGTCGCGACCTTCGAAGCCTGGGATCCGGCCGGCCGGCACTTCGACGCGGTGATCGCGGGCCAGGCGTGGCACTGGGTCGACCCGGTCGCGGGAGCGGCCAAAGCCGCCCAGGTACTGCGGCCCGGCGCCCGGCTGGCCGCGTTCTGGAACGTCTTCCGGCTCCCAACCGAGCTTGCGGAAGCCCTCGCCGCGGTCTGCCGACGGGTGATGCCCGGCGCGCCGTTCGACTTCCGGGCGGTGGCGCAGGGCGGCCTGGACACGCATCAGCCGATCCTCACCAAGGCCGCCGACGGGATACGGGCGGCGGGCGCGTTCGGCGAACCGGAACAGTGGCGGTTCGACTGGGAGTGGACCTACACCCGGGACGCCTGGCTCGAGCAGATCCCCACGCAGGGCGCCTTCACCCGACTTCCCCCGGCCGGGCTGGCGGAGGTGCTGGAGGGTGTCGGCGCGGCCATCGACGCGATGGGCGGCAGCTTCACGATGCCGTACGCGACGGTGGTGATCACCACGACCCGAACTGCCCCAGCCTGA